From Variimorphobacter saccharofermentans, one genomic window encodes:
- the trpF gene encoding bifunctional indole-3-glycerol phosphate synthase/phosphoribosylanthranilate isomerase, with the protein MKFIEQLENRIKQGRHVVIPDIKCFSPKEGDLLQGRNPVEVAKTLVDAGAPVLSVVTESEQFKGSMELLKSIAEATGVPILRKDFIHTREDLIKTKEYGASAILLMFSCLSREELTRLYYEALELGLDPFVETHTREELRYAAELGAKLVGINNRNILELECDNGDVGTTCALAGEAPKGAILVSESSLASPDDVRSAIRAGADCALVGTAIWKAENTAVFYQMLCSPVSVKICGLQRSEDVQECMNAGIEVLGFVVDYPKPVPWNLKQAEAKDLMRLVTPSYKTCIVTGGKSEDIIRLAMELRPNMVQLHYHETLEDTRVIAESLSEAGIDTIKTVPLGPQEQLLQFGTTELEDIIKRLSETKISAILVDSREASNASEAGKLINCNMFRRIRQITNKRLILAGGLNTDNIADMLYNTEAEYIDLMTGVELSAGVKDADKIKAIMREASGIARKVRN; encoded by the coding sequence AGAATCAAACAGGGACGACATGTGGTGATTCCGGATATTAAATGCTTTTCTCCAAAAGAGGGAGATTTACTACAGGGGAGAAATCCGGTTGAGGTTGCAAAAACTCTGGTGGATGCAGGAGCGCCTGTATTATCAGTGGTGACGGAGTCGGAACAGTTTAAGGGCTCCATGGAACTCCTAAAAAGCATTGCAGAGGCCACCGGTGTTCCTATACTCCGGAAGGATTTTATTCATACAAGGGAGGATCTAATCAAGACGAAGGAATATGGGGCATCCGCAATCCTGCTTATGTTCTCCTGTCTTTCAAGAGAGGAGCTTACCAGACTATATTATGAAGCACTGGAGCTGGGGCTTGATCCTTTTGTAGAAACTCATACCAGAGAAGAGCTTCGGTACGCTGCAGAGCTTGGAGCAAAGCTTGTAGGAATTAACAACCGTAATATATTGGAATTGGAATGTGATAACGGTGATGTTGGCACAACCTGTGCACTGGCAGGGGAGGCACCCAAAGGAGCAATTCTGGTAAGTGAAAGTTCCCTGGCAAGCCCCGACGATGTCAGAAGCGCTATTCGGGCAGGAGCAGACTGTGCGTTGGTCGGAACTGCAATCTGGAAAGCGGAAAATACAGCGGTGTTCTACCAAATGCTATGTTCGCCGGTGTCCGTAAAAATATGTGGCCTTCAACGATCGGAGGATGTGCAGGAATGCATGAATGCAGGAATTGAGGTATTGGGCTTTGTGGTGGACTATCCGAAGCCGGTTCCATGGAATTTGAAACAAGCAGAAGCAAAAGACCTGATGAGGCTAGTCACTCCTTCCTACAAAACCTGCATTGTCACAGGAGGAAAATCGGAGGATATTATACGATTGGCTATGGAATTAAGACCGAATATGGTTCAGCTTCATTATCATGAAACCCTGGAGGATACAAGAGTGATAGCGGAAAGCCTGTCTGAAGCCGGGATAGATACGATTAAGACCGTACCGCTGGGCCCGCAGGAACAGTTGTTGCAGTTTGGGACCACTGAATTGGAGGATATCATAAAACGGTTGAGTGAAACAAAGATATCTGCAATTCTTGTGGATAGCAGGGAAGCATCCAATGCTTCAGAAGCCGGTAAGCTCATTAATTGTAATATGTTTCGGAGAATCAGACAGATTACGAATAAAAGATTAATCCTGGCAGGAGGATTAAACACGGATAATATTGCCGATATGCTATACAATACAGAAGCAGAATATATCGATCTTATGACTGGAGTAGAGCTAAGCGCAGGAGTTAAGGATGCAGATAAGATCAAAGCAATTATGAGAGAGGCTTCCGGTATTGCCCGGAAGGTAAGAAACTAA